A genomic stretch from Chitinophaga agri includes:
- a CDS encoding enoyl-CoA hydratase-related protein has translation MQPQFIIIHQQVAPHVAHIQLNRPKELNALNLELMAELRDALKLLDADDHVRAIVISGNEKAFAAGADIKQMAGKTAIDMYNIDQFSTWDTIKKTKKPLIAAVSGFALGGGCELVMLCDMIVASETARFGQPEIKIGVMPGAGGTQRLTRAVGKALAMEMVLTGRFITAEEALHAGLINRVVPVELFLNEAIRLASAVAALSPLAVKMAKESVLKAFDSTLEEGLQFERKNFYLLFASEDQKEGMQAFVDKRTPVFKGK, from the coding sequence ATGCAACCACAGTTTATAATCATACACCAGCAGGTAGCCCCCCACGTGGCTCATATCCAGTTAAACCGCCCCAAAGAACTCAATGCACTCAACCTTGAACTGATGGCAGAACTCAGGGACGCATTAAAGTTGCTGGACGCGGATGATCATGTACGTGCGATCGTCATCAGCGGTAATGAAAAAGCATTTGCCGCAGGTGCCGATATCAAACAAATGGCGGGAAAGACTGCCATAGACATGTATAATATTGATCAATTCAGTACATGGGACACAATAAAAAAAACGAAAAAGCCGTTGATTGCGGCAGTAAGCGGTTTCGCGCTGGGAGGGGGATGTGAACTGGTCATGCTCTGCGATATGATCGTAGCCAGTGAAACAGCGCGATTCGGACAGCCGGAAATAAAGATCGGCGTGATGCCGGGAGCCGGCGGGACACAGCGGCTTACCCGTGCAGTAGGAAAAGCCCTGGCCATGGAGATGGTATTAACAGGTCGCTTTATCACCGCAGAAGAAGCATTACATGCAGGTCTTATCAACAGGGTCGTACCGGTGGAACTTTTCCTGAATGAAGCCATCCGGTTGGCATCAGCAGTAGCTGCACTTAGTCCATTGGCAGTGAAAATGGCTAAAGAATCTGTATTGAAAGCATTTGACAGCACCCTTGAAGAAGGACTGCAATTCGAACGTAAAAATTTTTATCTCCTGTTTGCCTCGGAAGATCAGAAAGAAGGCATGCAGGCTTTTGTTGATAAGAGAACACCCGTATTTAAAGGAAAATAA